A genomic segment from Aegilops tauschii subsp. strangulata cultivar AL8/78 chromosome 1, Aet v6.0, whole genome shotgun sequence encodes:
- the LOC109759339 gene encoding G-type lectin S-receptor-like serine/threonine-protein kinase At2g19130: protein MHPFYIVLVLGLLLLPTSCCSSSAPANDTLVAGRVFTVGDKLVSRNGKFALGFFQPAASTISKSSNNSWYLGIWFNKIPVFTTVWVANREEPITHPNINSTQLKITRDGNLVIVVKHANAGTESLVWSTHMINRTQTSNINTTTTSAAVLLNTGNLAVKVTDSPSSDLPLWQSFDYPADVVLPGAKLGWNKVTGLNRHIISKKSLIDLGLGSYSLGLDTTGLAILERRKNPAVVFWHWASSKTLSMSIIPVLKTILDMDPRTRGLINPIYVDNDQEEYYMYTSPDESPSSTFVSLDISGLIKVNVWSQSNQSWQTVFTEPTHPCLPPATCGPFTVCSGNPHPSCDCMQNFSRKSPQDWEFEDRTGGCIRNTPLQCTSDKNITSSTDMFQPISQVTLPYNPQSIVAATQSQCEEVCLRTCSCTAYSYNASRCSVWNGDLLSVSLDDGVVYTSKDILYLRLAAKDFLPSLRKTKRKPNVGIVTAASITGIGLLIFMLLLLIWRIKFKSCGFLPIYYGNQDSAGGIIAFRYTDLVRATKNFSEKLGGGGFGSVYKGVLSDPKTTIAVKRLDGAHQGEKQFRAEVSSVGLIQHINLVKLIGFCCEGDHRLLVYEHILNGSLDGHLFKKINDVAHVLNWNTRYQVALGVAKGLSYLHQSCHKCIIHCDIKPGNILLDASFAPKVADFGLAAFVGRDFSRVLTTIRGTAGYLAPEWLSGVAITPKIDVYSFGMVLLEIISGRRNSSLETSYYTSSSSSYHNAEYFPVQAISKLHGGDVKSLVDPQLHGDFNLEEAERVCKVACWCIQDNEFDRPTMGEVVRVLEGLQKIDMPPMLRLLAALTEH from the coding sequence ATGCATCCCTTCTACATAGTATTAGTACTTGGGCTTCTCCTCTTGCCCACATCTTGCTGCTCCTCATCTGCACCCGCAAATGATACTCTCGTGGCGGGCCGAGTGTTCACCGTCGGCGATAAGCTCGTCTCAAGAAACGGCAAGTTCGCGCTCGGCTTCTTCCAGCCAGCAGCAAGCACCATCAGTAAGTCGTCCAATAACAGCTGGTACCTTGGCATATGGTTCAATAAGATTCCAGTTTTCACTACTGTGTGGGTTGCTAATAGGGAGGAGCCCATCACCCACCCCAACATTAACTCAACACAGCTCAAGATCACAAGAGACGGCAATCTTGTCATCGTCGTAAAACATGCTAATGCCGGCACTGAATCCCTTGTTTGGTCCACTCACATGATCAATAGGACACAAACTAGCAACATAAACACCACCACCACTAGTGCCGCCGTTCTCTTGAACACTGGAAACCTTGCTGTCAAAGTCACAGATAGCCCATCATCTGACCTACCGTTGTGGCAGAGCTTCGACTACCCAGCAGATGTTGTGCTTCCTGGCGCCAAGCTTGGCTGGAACAAGGTTACAGGTTTGAATCGCCATATCATCTCAAAGAAGAGCCTTATTGATCTCGGTCTTGGCTCATACAGCCTTGGACTAGACACAACCGGCCTCGCCATCCTCGAGCGTCGCAAAAACCCTGCTGTAGTGTTTTGGCATTGGGCATCCTCCAAAACGTTGTCAATGAGTATTATACCAGTGCTCAAGACGATTCTAGATATGGATCCACGGACTAGAGGCTTGATTAACCCAATATATGTTGACAATGACCAAGAGGAGTACTACATGTACACTTCGCCGGATGAATCACCATCTTCCACGTTTGTCTCACTAGATATCTCTGGTCTGATAAAGGTGAATGTGTGGTCACAGTCGAACCAGTCTTGGCAAACTGTATTTACCGAGCCTACTCACCCCTGCCTTCCGCCTGCTACTTGCGGACCTTTCACAGTCTGCAGTGGCAATCCACATCCATCCTGTGACTGCATGCAGAACTTCTCTCGGAAGTCACCGCAGGATTGGGAGTTTGAGGATCGAACAGGAGGATGCATCAGAAATACACCGTTACAATGTACTAGTGACAAAAACATCACAAGTTCAACGGACATGTTCCAGCCCATTTCTCAAGTTACATTGCCCTACAACCCACAAAGCATAGTTGCTGCCACTCAGAGCCAATGTGAAGAAGTTTGTCTCAGAACCTGCTCCTGCACAGCTTATTCCTATAACGCTAGCAGATGCTCTGTATGGAATGGGGACTTGCTTAGTGTGAGTCTGGATGATGGCGTTGTTTACACTTCTAAAGATATTCTTTATCTACGTCTTGCTGCCAAAGATTTCTTGCCAAGTTTgagaaaaaccaaaagaaaaccAAATGTTGGAATTGTTACTGCCGCAAGCATTACTGGTATTGGGTTACTCATTTTCATGTTGTTGTTACTGATTTGGAGGATCAAATTCAAGTCATGTGGTTTCCTGCCGATATACTACGGCAATCAAGACAGTGCTGGTGGAATTATAGCCTTTAGATACACTGATCTAGTTCGTGCTACTAAAAACTTCTCGGAAAAGCTGGGAGGAGGGGGTTTTGGTTCAGTATATAAGGGAGTGTTAAGTGACCCAAAGACTACTATAGCAGTCAAAAGGCTTGATGGTGCCCATCAAGGAGAGAAGCAGTTCAGGGCTGAGGTGAGCTCAGTTGGACTGATCCAACATATCAACCTAGTCAAATTGATTGGTTTCTGCTGCGAAGGTGATCACAGGTTACTTGTGTATGAACACATATTAAATGGGTCTCTTGATGGTCATCTATTTAAGAAGATAAATGATGTCGCTCATGTCCTAAATTGGAACACTAGATATCAAGTAGCCCTAGGAGTTGCCAAAGGATTGTCCTACTTGCATCAGAGTTGTCACAAATGCATCATACACTGCGACATTAAACCGGGAAACATACTATTGGACGCATCATTTGCTCCCAAAGTTGCGGACTTTGGGTTGGCGGCGTTTGTGGGAAGGGATTTTAGCCGAGTTTTGACCACGATCAGGGGAACTGCAGGTTATCTTGCCCCAGAGTGGCTTAGCGGAGTTGCAATCACACCAAAGATCGACGTTTACAGCTTCGGCATGGTACTGTTGGAAATCATATCAGGAAGGAGGAATTCCTCACTTGAAACATCATACTACACTAGCAGTAGCAGCAGTTACCACAATGCCGAATATTTCCCTGTGCAAGCCATCAGCAAGCTTCACGGTGGAGATGTAAAGAGTTTGGTGGATCCACAATTACATGGCGACTTCAATTTGGAAGAGGCTGAAAGAGTTTGCAAAGTTGCGTGCTGGTGCATCCAAGATAATGAGTTTGATAGGCCGACTATGGGTGAAGTGGTCCGGGTTCTCGAGGGTCTGCAGAAGATTGATATGCCCCCCATGCTAAGGCTACTTGCAGCTCTAACGGAACACTGA
- the LOC109759346 gene encoding G-type lectin S-receptor-like serine/threonine-protein kinase At2g19130, producing the protein MPLLYILVLGLLLSHTPRCCSSATARDTLTEGQVLAVGDKLVSTNGKFALGFFQPAASTVGKSQNSTGSSWYLGIWFNKIPVFTVVWVANREKPITHLNMNSTKLKFSSDGNLVIVTNHADAVTESLVWSTHIVNRTQSSGVNTTTSSVVVLLNSGNLALKVTDSPSSDLRLWQSFDYPTDVGLPGAKLGRNKVTGFSRQFISKKSLIDLGLGSYSMEVEDISGIVLKRRNNPVVKYLIYATSGSSSLIPMLKSLLDLHPRTKGLFNLTYVNNNQEEYYTYTLLHESSSSIFVSLDISGQVKLNIWSQANQSWQTIYSEPADPCSPPATCGPFTVCNGNARPSCVCMESFSHKSRHDWVFEDRTGGCIRNTPLHCSTSGNNKNMTSSTDMFHPIARVALPYNPQIIGFATTQSKCEEACLGSCSCTAYSYNNSRCSVWHGELLSVNLNDGIENNSEDVLYLRLAAKDLLPGSRKKKRKPKVGVVTIVSIICFGLIMVMLLLLIWRNKFKWCGLPMYDNPGSAGGIVAFRYTDLVRATKSFSKKLGGGGFGSVYKGVLNDSTSIAVKRLDGARQGEKQFRAEVSSIGLIQHINLVKLIGFCCEGDHRLLVYEHMLNGSLDGHLFKKSNANVVILSWNIRYQIALGVARGLSYLHQGCRKCIIHCDIKPENILLDASFVPKVADFGLAAFVGRDFSRILTSFRGTVGYLAPEWLTGVAITPKVDVYGFGMVLFEIISGRRNSSPETPDNTSSKNSDQNIEYFPVQAISKLHGGDLKSLVDPQLHGVFNLEEAERVCKVACWCIQDNEFDRPTMGEVVRVLEGQQDIDVPPMPRLLAAITEQSGAATSM; encoded by the coding sequence ATGCCTCTCCTCTACATATTAGTTCTTGGGCTTCTCCTCTCACACACTCCACGCTGCTGCTCTTCAGCAACTGCGAGAGATACCCTCACTGAAGGCCAAGTGCTTGCCGTCGGCGACAAGCTCGTCTCGACGAACGGCAAGTTTGCGCTCGGCTTCTTCCAGCCAGCAGCGAGCACCGTCGGTAAGTCCCAGAACTCCACCGGCTCCAGCTGGTACCTTGGCATATGGTTCAATAAGATCCCGGTTTTTACTGTTGTGTGGGTTGCTAATCGGGAGAAGCCCATCACCCACCTCAACATGAACTCAACAAAGCTCAAGTTCTCAAGTGATGGCAATCTTGTCATTGTCACAAACCATGCTGATGCCGTCACTGAATCCCTTGTTTGGTCCACTCACATTGTGAATAGGACACAATCCAGTGGCGTAAACACCACCACCTCTAGTGTCGTTGTTCTCTTGAACAGTGGAAACCTTGCCCTCAAAGTCACAGATAGCCCATCATCTGACTTACGGCTGTGGCAGAGCTTCGACTACCCAACAGATGTCGGGCTTCCTGGCGCCAAGTTGGGCCGGAACAAGGTCACTGGTTTCAGTCGCCAGTTCATATCAAAAAAGAGCCTCATTGATCTGGGTCTTGGCTCATACAGCATGGAAGTAGAAGACATCAGCGGGATCGTCCTCAAGCGCCGCAACAACCCCGTGGTAAAGTATCTCATTTATGCAACCTCGGGATCATCATCTTTGATACCAATGCTCAAGTCACTTCTAGATTTACATCCTCGGACCAAAGGTTTGTTTAACCTAACATATGTCAATAACAACCAGGAGGAGTACTACACATACACTTTACTGCATGAATCATCGTCTTCCATATTTGTCTCACTAGACATCTCTGGTCAGGTTAAGCTGAATATTTGGTCACAAGCCAACCAGTCTTGGCAAACCATATATTCCGAGCCTGCCGATCCCTGCAGCCCGCCTGCCACGTGCGGACCTTTCACGGTCTGCAACGGCAATGCGCGTCCATCCTGTGTCTGTATGGAGAGCTTCTCCCACAAGTCACGGCATGATTGGGTGTTTGAGGATCGAACAGGAGGGTGCATTAGAAACACACCGTTACATTGCAGCACTAGTGGTAACAACAAAAACATGACAAGTTCAACAGACATGTTCCACCCCATTGCTCGAGTTGCATTGCCCTACAACCCACAAATTATAGGCTTTGCTACCACTCAGAGCAAATGCGAAGAAGCATGTCTCGGTTCTTGCTCCTGCACTGCTTATTCCTATAACAATAGCAGATGCTCTGTCTGGCATGGGGAATTGCTTAGTGTAAATCTGAATGATGGCATTGAAAATAATTCTGAAGATGTTCTTTACCTTCGCCTTGCTGCCAAAGATTTGCTACCAGGTtccagaaaaaagaaaagaaaaccaaAGGTCGGAGTTGTTACTATTGTAAGTATTATTTGTTTTGGGTTAATAATGGTCATGCTGCTGTTACTGATTTGGAGGAACAAATTCAAGTGGTGTGGTTTGCCTATGTATGACAATCCGGGTAGTGCTGGTGGAATTGTAGCCTTCAGATACACCGACTTGGTTCGTGCTACTAAAAGCTTCTCAAAAAAGCTTGGAGGAGGTGGTTTTGGTTCTGTATACAAAGGTGTCTTAAATGACTCGACTAGTATAGCAGTGAAAAGGCTAGATGGTGCACGTCAAGGAGAGAAGCAATTCAGGGCCGAGGTGAGCTCAATTGGACTGATCCAACACATAAACCTAGTGAAATTGATTGGTTTCTGCTGCGAAGGTGATCACAGATTACTTGTGTACGAACACATGTTAAATGGGTCTCTTGATGGTCATCTATTTAAGAAGAGCAATGCAAATGTTGTCATCCTAAGTTGGAACATCAGATATCAGATAGCCCTAGGAGTTGCTAGAGGATTGTCCTACTTGCATCAGGGCTGTCGCAAGTGCATCATACACTGTGATATTAAGCCAGAGAACATACTTCTGGATGCATCATTTGTTCCTAAAGTTGCAGACTTTGGGTTGGCAGCGTTTGTGGGAAGGGATTTCAGCCGAATTCTAACTTCATTCAGAGGAACTGTGGGTTATCTTGCCCCAGAGTGGCTTACTGGAGTGGCGATCACACCGAAAGTCGACGTTTACGGCTTCGGCATGGTGCTATTTGAAATCATATCAGGAAGGAGGAATTCCTCACCTGAAACACCGGACAACACTAGCAGCAAAAATAGTGACCAGAATATTGAATACTTTCCTGTCCAAGCCATCAGCAAGCTTCACGGTGGAGATTTGAAGAGTTTGGTTGATCCACAGTTACATGGTGTGTTCAATTTGGAAGAGGCTGAAAGGGTTTGCAAAGTTGCATGTTGGTGCATCCAAGATAATGAGTTCGATCGGCCAACAATGGGTGAAGTTGTCCGGGTTCTCGAGGGTCAACAGGACATTGATGTTCCTCCAATGCCAAGATTGCTTGCGGCTATAACGGAACAATCTGGTGCTGCAACTTCAATGTAA